The DNA sequence CTTCATCCCGTTGTGATCCATCGAGTCTCCCGGCCGCCACTGTGCAATCGGTGGCGGCCGGTGACCAGGCCGGTCGGGCCGGCAATTCAGGCACGCCGGCGGGCCGGCAATTCAGGCACGCCGTCGGGCCGGCAATTCAGGCAGTGACGGCGCTTTCTTCGACACCGATGTCTTCGACACCGCGGCCGGCGCCACACGCGAAGCGGCGGCGGTAGTCCGAGGGCGTCACACCGATCACCCGGCGGAAATGATGGCGCAGCAGCGTCGCGTTGCCGAATCCGGACTGGTCGGCGATCCGGTCGATGTCCAGCGTCGTCTCTTCGAGCAGACGCCGGGCGAACAGCACCCGCTGATCGGTCACCCACTGCATCGGGGTGCGGCCGGTCTCTTCGACGAACCGCCGCGCGAATGTCCGCCCGGACATGTGTGCACGCCGGGCCAGCGACGTCACGGTGTGCGGCTTGTCCAGGTTCGACAGGATCCAGTCCAGGTGGGGCGCGAACCGTTCGGAGCAGCGGACCGGGATGGGCTGGTCGATGTACTGCCGCTGGCCGCCGTCGCGCTGCGGTGGCACCACCATGCGCCGAGCGATCGTGTTGGTGATCTCGCTGCCCATCTCGCGGCGCACCAGATGCAGGCAGGCGTCGATGCCGGCGGCGGTGCCGGCACTGGTGATCAGGTCACCGTCGTCGACGAAGAGCACGTTGCGGTCCACCTTGGCGGTCGGATACATGGCCTGAAGCTGGTCGGCGTGCATCCAGTGGGTGGTGCACGGACGTCCGTCCAGCAGCCCGGCCGCGCCTGCGACGAACGCACCCGAACACACCGTCAGGATCGTCGACCCGGAGGCGGCTGCCCGGCGCACGGCGTCCAACGCCTCGGGCAGGTATTCGGCCGATCCGATCGCCGGGATGGCGACGAGATCAGCGCCGACCAGGTCATCGAGACCGTGGTCGGGAATGAGGGACGCGCCGACCGAGGTCCGCAGTGGCTTGCCCGGCTCGGGTCCGCACACCTTGAAGTCGAAATTGGGGACGCCGTCGGCAGAGCGGTCGATGCCGAACACCTCGCAGATGACGCCGAACTCGAAGACCGCCAGCCCGTCCAGCACGAGGGCCGACACGCTCCTTATCGCCATGGCAGCATCTTAACGAAGGGTGTCCGTTCTGCCGCTGGTGGCGCTATTTTGCGCAAGCGCACGATTACTGCCATGAACACCGCTGTGACCTTCCTGATCCTCACCGTCGCTTTCACCGGGGTCGCGCTGCTCGTCCGGGTGGCGAACCGGACGGGCTCACGCCGACTGCGCCTCGAGCAGTTCCGGATGGCGGCGCCGATGAGCGGCCGGTTGTTCGGCGACGACGATCCGGACGCCTACCGAATCCGGCACGACGCCGACGCCATCCGCACCCGCTTCGAGCAGCACCCGCACTGGCCGAGCTCACGCGTCCTGGGTGAACGACGTTAGAAACGTCTCGACCGCATCCCGATATTTCCCCGGCGCCTCGTCGTGGACGAGATGACCCGCGCCGGGCAGGTGCACATACGTGGTCCGAGGCCCCGTATCGGCCATCCTGCGCATCTGCCCGGCCGGGGCGACGGAGTTGCCCGCCTCCAGCAGCAGCGTCGGCACCGCAACCGCACGCCACTGCTCCCAGTAGTCCCGCGTTCCCCACTCGGCGGCGATCTCGATCCAGCGCCGGGTCTCCCCATGCAGCCGCCAGCCGGTCGGTGTGCGGTCGAACGCCTCCAGGAAGTACTGCCCGGCCACCGGCCCGAACTCGTGGAACACCTGCTCGGCGGCGGTGAACTCCACGGGTAGCGCATGCAGCCACGGTTCCCACGGCCCGGTGGTGCGGCCCCGGAAGTCGGGCGCCATGTCCTCGACCACCACGGCATCCACCAGCTCCGGGCGCTGCGCCGCCAGGCACCATGAATGCAGCGCACCCATCGAATGTCCGATCAGGATCGCCGGACGTCCCAGCGCGTCGACGACGTCCGCCAGATCGGCGACGAATCGCTCCGTCGAGATGGGGTGCGGGTCGTCGACGCCGCGGCCGCGGTGCCAGAGCGCGTCGTAGGTGAACACCTCCCCGTGGCGGGCCAGCCACGGGACCTGACGCGACCAGGTGCTGCCCCGTCCCATCAGTCCGTGCACCAGGACCAGCGGCCGGCCCTGCCCGCCCCGCGACGTCAGCAGCGTGCCCGTAGAGGCATCAGATGGGGAATCCATGGGCTCATCATGCCGACCCCACGCGGTAGCCTGATGGCCATGGCAAGCCAGACCCCCGTGGTGAAGATCAACGCAATCGAGGTCCCGCCCGACGCCGGCCCGGAGCTGGAGAAGCGGTTCGCCCACCGCGCCCACGCCGTCGACAATCAGCCCGGCTTCCTCGGCTTCCAGCTGCTGCGCCCGATCAAGGGTGAAGACCGCTACTTCGTCGTCACCCAGTGGGAGTCCGAGGAAGCTTTCCAGGCCTGGGCGACCGGGCCGGCCATCGAAGCACACGCCGGCGAACGGGCCAACCCCGTCGCCAAAGGTGCTTCGCTGCTGGAGTTCGAGGTTGTGCTCGACGTTGCCGGGACCGACACCTCGGCGTGACGCGGCCGGGGTCCGGCGCCGGGCGAGGCTGACGGTCGCGCTCGCCCTCGTCGCCGCCCTGGCCTGCGCGTGCGCCGGCCCCCGACCGGCCTCTGCCGACGGCAGCTACGGCGCACCCATCCAGATCAACACTCCGCAGGGTCTGCGTGCCAAGCAGACCATGGACATGCTCAACAGCGACTGGCCGATCGGCGAAGTCGGCATCCGCACGCTGGCCGCTCCGGACATCGTCGAACACGTCGGCGTCACCCTCGACAGAATGTGGTGGGACCGGCCGTTCACCGTCACCGACGTCGACATCGGCGCCGGCAACGCGACCCTGGACGTCGTCACGTCCTACGGGGTCGGCCAGACGATCACCCTGCGCACCGATGACGCCGGGATGGTCGACCGCTTCAACGTCACCCTCGTCCGGCCGCAGATCGACGACTGGGCCGACGTCGACGCCGAGCTGAGCAGTTCCGGAGCGCGGTACTCCTATCAGGTCGCCCGGGTCGACGACGGACGCTGCACCAAGGTGGCGGGCACCAACACCGACATGTCGCTGCCGCTGGCATCGATCTTCAAGCTCTACGTGCTGCTCGCCGTCGCCGACGCGGTGAAAGCCGGCACGCTGGCCTGGTCCGATCAGCTGACCATCACCAAGGAAGCGAAGGCGGTCGGCTCCTCGGGCTTCGACAAGGCGCCGCCGGGCACTGAAGTGAGCGTGCGCGAGGCGGCGCAGCAGATGATCTCGGCGAGCGACAACATGGCCACCGATCTGTTGATCGGCCGGCTCGGGCCGGGCGCCATCGAGCGCGCCCTGGTCGCCGCCGGGCACCACGACCCCACCAGCATGACGCCGTTCCCGACTATGCACGAGATGTTCTCGGTCGGCTGGGGCGAGCCTGACCTGCGCGACGAGTGGAAGAAGGCGTCACCGCAGGGACGGGCACAGCTGCTGCAGCAGACCAACACGCGCCCGTACCAACCCGACCCCGAACGCACCCACACCCCCGCCTCGGCCATCGGCGCCGAGTGGTATGCCAGCGCCGCCGACATCTGCCGGCTGCACGCCGCGCTGCAGAGCGCCGCCGTGGGTGCCGCAGCACCCGTCAAGGACATCCTGTCCTTCGTGCCCGGCATCGACCTCGATCGCACGAAATGGCCCTACATCGGCGCGAAGGCCGGCAACCTGCCCGGTGACCTCACGTTCAGCTGGTACGCCGTCGACCACACCGGTCAGGGCTGGGTGGTCAGCCTGCAGTCGAACTGGCCCGAATACCGCAGCCAGACCGCGGCCGCGTGGCTGCTGTCGATCGCCGAGCAGATGTTCGGCCTGATCGAAACCTAACCCGCCGGGGCGACCACGTCGCTCCCGTGGGGGTTATGCTCCGTCTGCTGCGGTGAACGGGAACCCGGTGCAAGACCGGGGCGGCCCTCGCCACTGTGAACGGGAAGTCGGTGTCCTGCATGCCACTGCTCGCGCGCCGCGCGGGTGGGAAGGTGGACTCCGGCGTTTCGGACCTCCCCCGGGGAGATCCGTCGGACCCGTGAGCCAGGAGACCGACCACAGCATCGATATCGATGCCCACGAGGTGCTGGGCGGAAAGGCACATCCAACAGAAATGCATATCGCAGAGGGGTTCTTACCCCCGGCCCACGCGGTGGCCTGGACCATCGCGGCGGCTCCCTTCGTCGTCCACGGCGCCATGCAGGTCGTGGCCACCGTCAAGCGACAACCGTCGGCGGGTCCGCTGCTGGCCGCGGTCGGGGCGTTCTCGTTCGTCATGTCGGCCATCAAGCTGCCGTCGGTGACGGGTTCGAGTTCACACCCCACCGGTACCGGGCTCGGCACCGCCATATTCCGGCCACCGGTCATGGCGTTCCTGGGCACCATCGTGCTGTTGTTCCAGGCTCTGCTGCTCGCCCACGGTGGCATCACCACGCTGGGCGCCAACGCGTTCTCCATGGCGATCGCCGGCCCCTGGGCGGGCTTCGCGGTGTTCTTCGCATTGCGCAAGGCCGGGGTCGGGGTGCTGCCGGCGGTATTCGCACTGGCCTTCGTCGCGGACCTCTTCACCTACATCGTCACCAGTTTCCAGCTGGCGCTGGCGTTCCCGTCCGCCGAGGGCGGCTTCGGGGAGAGCTTCGTCGAGTTCATGGGGGTCTTCGCGATCACCCAGATCCCGTTGGCGATCGTCGAGGGGCTCATCACTGTCGTCGTGGTCCGCGTGCTCATGCAGGTCGCCTCGTCCGAGCTGCTGAACCTCGGGTTCCTCAAGAGCAAGGAAGTCCCGGTCGGCGCCGACGAGGAGC is a window from the Mycolicibacterium poriferae genome containing:
- a CDS encoding helix-turn-helix domain-containing protein, which translates into the protein MAIRSVSALVLDGLAVFEFGVICEVFGIDRSADGVPNFDFKVCGPEPGKPLRTSVGASLIPDHGLDDLVGADLVAIPAIGSAEYLPEALDAVRRAAASGSTILTVCSGAFVAGAAGLLDGRPCTTHWMHADQLQAMYPTAKVDRNVLFVDDGDLITSAGTAAGIDACLHLVRREMGSEITNTIARRMVVPPQRDGGQRQYIDQPIPVRCSERFAPHLDWILSNLDKPHTVTSLARRAHMSGRTFARRFVEETGRTPMQWVTDQRVLFARRLLEETTLDIDRIADQSGFGNATLLRHHFRRVIGVTPSDYRRRFACGAGRGVEDIGVEESAVTA
- the mhuD gene encoding mycobilin-forming heme oxygenase MhuD, which translates into the protein MASQTPVVKINAIEVPPDAGPELEKRFAHRAHAVDNQPGFLGFQLLRPIKGEDRYFVVTQWESEEAFQAWATGPAIEAHAGERANPVAKGASLLEFEVVLDVAGTDTSA
- a CDS encoding energy-coupling factor ABC transporter permease; amino-acid sequence: MHIAEGFLPPAHAVAWTIAAAPFVVHGAMQVVATVKRQPSAGPLLAAVGAFSFVMSAIKLPSVTGSSSHPTGTGLGTAIFRPPVMAFLGTIVLLFQALLLAHGGITTLGANAFSMAIAGPWAGFAVFFALRKAGVGVLPAVFALAFVADLFTYIVTSFQLALAFPSAEGGFGESFVEFMGVFAITQIPLAIVEGLITVVVVRVLMQVASSELLNLGFLKSKEVPVGADEEPRSSEPEEVQR
- a CDS encoding serine hydrolase, with the protein product MPGPTPRRDAAGVRRRARLTVALALVAALACACAGPRPASADGSYGAPIQINTPQGLRAKQTMDMLNSDWPIGEVGIRTLAAPDIVEHVGVTLDRMWWDRPFTVTDVDIGAGNATLDVVTSYGVGQTITLRTDDAGMVDRFNVTLVRPQIDDWADVDAELSSSGARYSYQVARVDDGRCTKVAGTNTDMSLPLASIFKLYVLLAVADAVKAGTLAWSDQLTITKEAKAVGSSGFDKAPPGTEVSVREAAQQMISASDNMATDLLIGRLGPGAIERALVAAGHHDPTSMTPFPTMHEMFSVGWGEPDLRDEWKKASPQGRAQLLQQTNTRPYQPDPERTHTPASAIGAEWYASAADICRLHAALQSAAVGAAAPVKDILSFVPGIDLDRTKWPYIGAKAGNLPGDLTFSWYAVDHTGQGWVVSLQSNWPEYRSQTAAAWLLSIAEQMFGLIET
- a CDS encoding alpha/beta fold hydrolase is translated as MDSPSDASTGTLLTSRGGQGRPLVLVHGLMGRGSTWSRQVPWLARHGEVFTYDALWHRGRGVDDPHPISTERFVADLADVVDALGRPAILIGHSMGALHSWCLAAQRPELVDAVVVEDMAPDFRGRTTGPWEPWLHALPVEFTAAEQVFHEFGPVAGQYFLEAFDRTPTGWRLHGETRRWIEIAAEWGTRDYWEQWRAVAVPTLLLEAGNSVAPAGQMRRMADTGPRTTYVHLPGAGHLVHDEAPGKYRDAVETFLTSFTQDA